The DNA window TCGGTAAATGAACGGCTGCTAATCTGTTGGTCCTATCAGCTGTCTCTGAATCCACATCGCCATCCATCGAGGTGTGGTCCGTGTTAGTGCTGGCATTTAGTTGCTTTGGCCTTTGGTTGCCATTTTAATCTGGTCTTCTTTTCACTATCCTGGCATTTTTCATTCATAACACGAGCAAGAAATTAATGTTAAACAAATGAGTTAGTTAAGAGCCGATTTGGCTAAAACGGAAAATACAGCACACAGGATCGAAACGCAAAAACTCACCCCTGCTCAGGTTGACGCCACAACCAAAAGTTCCACATAACAAAGTAATAATGTCAGGATGAGTAGAACAGACTCATGTTGATAAAGCAAATCTGCCTCGCACAAAAAATTCAGATGCCAAATGCCCACCGTTATATAAGAGCGCATGTTTTAACTATGTGTTAAAACACTGCATAATAACTAAGATTAGATATGATTAAGATGAATCTTCTAATGATACAATGAGAGAAAATAACTAACAAcatgtatgtgtgcatgcatgcacatTGAAGCCACAATATGAGAGAGAAAGGATTGATATCGAGGGAAAAGTCAAAGCACTAAGTCAGAATTAAATGCTTATCAGATTTATTGAATGAAACTGCCGTTTGTGAGGCCAAACATGTGGCCACAGTCGGTAATAATGGTTTCAGTGCCACGCACATTTTGGAATATTAACCAATAATGTGGGAGATCCTGAACAGATTAATGGACATGTCGACTTTCTTGTACAGCGCTGGGCGTGAGTGCTGCAGGCTATCAGTACCTGTCAGAGTGATGTGAACGTGTGTGAAAATGAATGGAAGGCTCAGTTGAGTGTGTAGGAATAATGGAGGGTGCCTCCTTTCTCCAGGAAGCAGTTGTGGTCATGGGTTCCCCTCTTGACCTGCCTCTGACAGACTCCAATCAGGTCATCAAAGAGAAAGTCGCTGTCATGTACTTCCAGCCTCAGGACGTCGTTTTCCTGAGTATTGAAGTATTGGAACTCTTCCTCCCACCAGGGGTTTTTGTTGTCATTCCGAACAGATGTTTCACCCAGAGATGCTGAGCCGCAGAACACCTTGACGTAGCCGTCTGTGGTGCCCAGGAGGTTCCCGGGAAGATCAGACGCTCGCAGGTTGAACACTGTAATCTGAGCATGAGCCAAGCTCAGACTGAAGAGGACCAGCACAAGAGGAAGAGTGGAGGCCATGGTGTCACTGGGGCTGCAGAGGAGCATAAATCATTTTCATCTGCCACACAGCCACTGCCTATAAACGTATAAATGGTTTCCTAATTTAAAGAATTTCCAAAAGCTTTAGGccaggaagaggagctcctcCGAcctgagtgagagtgtgagcgTATGTAGGTTTGAACAAGACTTTAGTGCACTGAGAGATGTTTCAAAAACACCTCTCGGCCTTTTCTGACCAACTT is part of the Takifugu rubripes chromosome 21, fTakRub1.2, whole genome shotgun sequence genome and encodes:
- the LOC105419739 gene encoding perforin-1-like, which encodes MASTLPLVLVLFSLSLAHAQITVFNLRASDLPGNLLGTTDGYVKVFCGSASLGETSVRNDNKNPWWEEEFQYFNTQENDVLRLEVHDSDFLFDDLIGVCQRQVKRGTHDHNCFLEKGGTLHYSYTLN